The window TTACTGTGTCCCTTAGAAATCGCCTAACTGCTATTACAGGCCACTTTATCTAAGATTTATTCTAAACCTGCTGCTCAGGATTTTTTGATTGAAGTGCAATATAGAGTTGGTGATTTTCAGATCAATATCTGTttagatatttattttaaaatagatgatAAGCAGGAgatgttttagggcgtggcaaCACGCCAACCTGTCGATCAGGACACAGGCTTAGGATTGCGCATTGGACtgcgccattgcaaccataaacaacagtGGTTTCCCcgtgtcatcctccccagctccaccctccaATCCAATAATCGTCAAGTCCGGtttcaaaaaaccaagatggcgagCCAAACTTGAGtcttcaaaacggcagtccacaaactaATGCATGACGTCACTGCTGATACGTCCACtgttttttacagtctgtggtcTTGACAGCAGATTCTTTTGGGGTGACGAGACGGTTTGACCATTTTTACGTCGGCCCAAATCTAGCATGGTACGGCTTGACTAGACTCTACTAAACTTGCTTctatttgtttttccattagcaaaagttgtggataATACCTTGTACTTTTTTTGTGACACCACcttgaggttccaagcgagctgagctgaTACTAAATGATTACGTTaaacactgattggtcagagagaatcgtcactggCGTGACACCGAACTTCCTGCACAACCGTGGGGTTTTTAAATTGTGACCTCAATATTTGTATTCCCTCGAccccgatttaaaaaaaataaataaataaaataaataaatttagcCCGCAAAGTTACGGTTTGCAATTGAAGAAGTGCAGATGTGCCTCTTTGGTTGACGATAAACAGGATGGATTCAGCAAGTGAATTAAAGATGATGCCACAGCAGTTTCATCCGTCTTCGCTATGGCGATCAGTTGAGAATCCCGCCTACGCTGAGGGGGTCCTATCTGCAGTGAAAGTCGATAACATGGCGATACAGTCTCTTTGGTGCAATAAAAGTGCATTCAGATGTTCCAATATGTCTAACTtgattgttgatgttttttaatgtaataacTTATCAAGCTGTTCTCACTGCATTCACTATAGTCTTCCGAATATAACTGTACAATATTTAAAAGACGACCCACTGGTTTAGTTTAAGCCAAATGGTCCTCTTTAGAGCAGACGTTGTCCCCTCACCTCTCctgtggtgtgttcaggtggcTGTGGCGTCAGAGGATCCGTCTGCACTTAGAGGGCACAGGAATCAATCCCACCCCTGTGGACCTGCATGAGCAGCAGCTGAGCCTGGAGCAGCACAGCCAAGCTCACCGCATCACCACCATGGGCCGTCAGCAGAGTACGTCTCCAGCACCCATCATGTGTTCCTGTCTGACTGTGTGACTTGGAGTTAGATTGGCAATAATAGGCTGATATTGACCTCCAATTACAAACTTCATCAATATGTACACTACCGTTCAGACGTTTGGAATCAGCTCTTCAAtggatgtttttcttctttcctaaaGTAATAGCTATTTTAACAGAGATAAACACTGTATAATTCAGATACCTGATGTGTTATTTGCATTTAAAATAGTTTGGGCCCCAATGGAAGAAGAATTAAATAATTCAAACTTCCATATAGTCAATGTCCCCACAGGGTTGCATGACAGGGGAGAATATTGTTGGAACTTgcattttgaatttgttttcaattcaattgtatttatagtatcaaatcataacaagagttatcccaagacactttacagatagagtaggtctagaccacactctataacatacaaggacccaacaattctagtaagtCTCTCAAGAGCAAGCGTTTAGTCAGTTTAgtaaactcccttttaggaagaaacctcagacagacccaggctcttggtaggcagtgtctgacggtgccagttgggggtgtgatgaatagtggcaataatagtcacaataaagataattgaacagtgactagaaatagtagttgtagtagttcatggcatagcaggcactgcagggcgttacaggacgtagcagggcaccgcagagcatagcaggacgtagaaggacgtagcaggacaccgcagagcgtagcagggcatagcagggcatggCAGGGCGTGCatcaggaccacggcgacagctgcaaccatgattttccAGTCCAGAAGAGCGTGAGTGACTCTCAATCATTATTGGAATATTTTTTGGGCCCTCTGCAGTCTACTCAGTGGCTAGATTGAAGATGTTTAAACTGTGATATGCTCAACTTCACAATAGAAGCACCATAATACGATGGTATTATGGTGCTTCTATTGTGAAGTTGAGCTTTGCTAAACATGTTGCCTATTAATTCCAGCATGTTATAGGCTGCATTATTGTGCACTTGAGACTGAAACAGGAACCTGTTCCTATTTACAGGGCTTAAAGTATTCCGGTACCGTGCCGGATCTCCGGCGTGCGGCCGtgaggaaaacatttttaaataataattggGAACTTGCATGCAGTTTAATATTTTCAAGTCAATTAATTTCACCTACCAATAATATGAGAGGAACGCAGCTCTAACTAACGCAGGGCTTAAAGTACTCAGGCCTGGTACCCGATTTCTGGCgtgactattttagaaaaataaataaattaaaaagtccacatgggatttgttttggAAAATGGAGGCGACGTTTCATCAAACTTGGAGCATGTAGatacagctttagttgagaaaggagttaaaaacaaatggcgctgggcatgaatagaggacaagaggaaacGGGTGGAGACGGGAAGCCGTTTAGCACTTGGTGCCTCATTTTTGAGGGAAACTGGTGCTTGCTTCTGCAGCTGTTTAAGGAAGATACTGTACGGCATCAGCGGTAAGAAAGTGCTCGCTAGTCATTAGATGCTAGTCACAAAGCTTCGGTCCGTGCACTCTGTCATACGAGTATCTTACCGGCAACGACCGCTACCGCTGCGACTGCGCCTTCACTGACCGACCGTGTTTGTGATACAAACAATACGTGTGTGCACGTTCATAGCGGAACACGATTTGTCATTAACgatggccactgtgtaaaagctatctgaagcccaagctgccttgacaaagctgtctgtttggaatcaGCATGGCAGGTATTTAAACATAACGGCCTTGTCCCAGAGTTTAGACGTCTAGCTATATGCAAAACAATGCAAAGTTTTTAATGATGTAAGTAATAACAGAACATCCATAAAGTTTGGTTTTCACAATGATTCATTGTGggattatgatattattgcaatatgtaaatcTACATTGACTCTTCATTTAACATATGGTTGGAAGAAGTAAACATTGATCCAAAACTTTTTACTTCTTAAAAATTGtgacttttattattgtgtaatgtaagaaggacttttttaactgttttgccagtcaaattaactttaatgaTTGTGCATATTGAAACATAACGTTTACAATCAAGCTTTTGTGGGAGGAGATTCCACACGTTTGAACAGTAATGTTTCTGTAAGTTGATGTTTTTATTCTCTCGCTGTTCTTCTACTAATTCAGTGGCATTTCTCAGGGACAGGAACACTACATGACAGCGTCTCCAAACCTAGACTCCTCCCGATCAGAAGCCTGAATGAGATCTTCATCGGAGAATCTCTGTCCTCCAGGTACCTCTGTCATCCTAACTGATGCACATAACTGTGTCTACCACAGGGTGAAGTTGAACTCCTTTTAAACCCCATGTTAACCTCTTGCTACATAGGGCTTCCTACTATGAGATCTCTGTGGATGACGGCCCGTGGGAAAAGCAGAAGAGTTCAGGACTCAGCATTTGTACAGGAACAGGATCCAAAGCCTGGTAAATTCCACTATACTTGACTTTCAACTTAACATTAAATGTTTCACCCGTGCCTAAAGCgtaatttatgcttctgcgtaaaatctacggcgtagctacgtacgtaggtacgggGAGACACGGACCCACGCCGGAACCTAGGCCGTAGCCTGAcgcgcacctctcgaaaaatgtaactacacgtcgctcgaccgtggcttggtagcgttgcatttccccctgctcctggttctccttctccataaacaacatgaaatcaaggagagggctaacttttcctgctccagatttcccaccgtggtcagaaagcacagtgGAGACTCTTTGTtgctctcactatgactctagagtcgctccgaagctaatcgccgtcactctctcacttctccctcgctctaccacactctcccaaccacacacgcacacagacacatgccggctcgacgcacactcCAGCGCACAAGCATAAACGTCAGGCCACTTACGTGGGCTACggcaaaagctctgcgtggaacctccgcacaaccataaatcacgcttaatcCTCATCCACTGTGAATTAAGGTTGTACTCACAACTGTACATAGTGTTATGACATCCCATGTTTTAAATCCTTTATTAAAGggtaattatttcttttttcaacctggaccctatttacCTATACATTGGTGTCTAGTGACTAATATGAACAAGAATCTTTGAGCAGCCCCaaaccaggctgcaatgtaaccctatagggCAAAGGCGCATCGTCAATgtctgtccactaaaagtgctgtttttgtcaccgacaggctcagattgttattctaAGTGTTTGACAACTTTATGGActataaaatctttttttgtttaaaccaGAAACGGCTCAGAAATCGCCATTGCCAAACTccccagactccatttaaataaacaatactttaagcgtgtatagagccagcatatttccacatgtaaatgggtaaattaagggtttatttcaaccaaaaccagagtggtggttgttggaacagtggaaagacgaacctaGGCAGcgtttgatagttttatttagtttctgtcgacttcgAATGAAATGTTTTACGctgataaaattactgtttatataAACGGAGTCTGGGTTTGGCGGTTTTCGGGtttaacaaaaaggatcttactctttaacaaaaagttttgacctctgtagggatcctttccataatgttgtcagacacttagaataataatctgagcctgtcagtggccaAACAAGCACTACATTGAAAATGTACAATTGCCCAATAgcgttacattgtagcttgtttcgctgctgccaACTTCAGCAGTCTTGCTTAATAATGGACcgatttcaaagattgttgttcccatcagtcacttggacacaaaaaaacatactgtaggAAAATAGCGTCCAGGTTGAAGAAATgaacaaagttaccctttaatccACTTGTCTGCTCTtcagtgttttctctctcttggtCAGGTCATATAACATCAACAAACTTGTTGAACAATCTGTGGAGGAGGTTCTAAAAATTGGTACGTACCGTACGTGTGCAggttttgattttaaaatgaagtCTATGAACCATGTTTTGTTCTCCAAATACATCACCTAACTTCACTGACAAACACGTCTTTTCTCAGGGAAGTCTCAAACAGGTCTTGATATCCCGCTTAATCGTGACTTCATCGAAAAGGGTGAgttgatatatatatttgtatttatttttttgccactttgtttttatgtgacaatggtacctgtgtgtgttcagttACTGACGAATACAACGAGTCTCTGGTGTTCAGTCCGGATGAGAGACGTTTGTTCTACAGCATCAGGGAGCCCATCGTCAACAGAGTCTTCTCCAGCAGTCAGCAGAGAGGCTTCGCCAGCAAGTTAGTGAATTGTTTCTCAGTGTCAGAACAAAACTTAAAGACctccatattatgctcattttcaggttcataattgtatttacatgGTTTAACATTTACATGGCACATCGTTCCATCGTttttgggagtcgcacatgcgcagtaacttggtaaggactactagccagtcagaagcagagtagggcgggccctgacaagcaagctaatgtgatccaaaacaaacccgcttcagccaagggggtaagcttctcctcacaacacatagatcctatggcgccattttgatgctaccaagccatcacccccccgttagcattccattgactgccattcattttggtgtcactttgacagcgaataactttacatctgaagcatttaaagactttatttctaaagaaacacgacaatgtataaaaggctccattaccttgtatctcacgttatggctccatagcagacgtttttgtaaaaataggctaacgattgtgtcataaccacgagacttactgtcgcacagtagaggaattaccgtatagtatgtaatcgacttacattagctgtttaaggttaattactaatgttaactagcattttagttagcaataattagcctgtgtccatgttatctccttacatatacctacgctctccgtctctgcaagattgggaatgattgagatttctcttggcacagctaccagaagacttccaactttcagacaggttgctcacgtcacatttacgttgtctctctcagttggaggctgctcagtaacgctcggcgctcaccggaaaagtgcttctaatatccttcactggtctccgtccagagcaacgggatctgttggtccattctatatacagtctatggcttcAGCCGGTAACCATGGCTTTGGCTCCGCCGTACCAGGGCTCTACAGTGCGACCGTTTCACTCGCATTTGCGACTAAAAATAGATGTGTGcgaactgtaaaatgtatttagggGCACATGTGCGAATAACCTAATGTTAGGGTGTTTTCATACTTGACGTTTTTTGCAGACGTGGCTCCCATGAACTTCTCTACATTTAGTTTTACATggttgtctttctgtctttactGGAGCACATACAGCGTGTCTCAGAGCGGCCGCTCTCGGCTCGTCATTATATTGTGTTGGAGCGAGCCTGCTGCGAGCGTTGCCTGCTTGGCGTTTTGAAAAGTAGCCACAgttgctttattggcattgcTATCCCTGTTAACTGAACAAGTAGCAGAGCACATTACAGAGGCAACGTCTCTCTGCCGTCCCCTGTACAGGTAAAGCCGCCTAACACATGATCCGCTGTGAACCACTCTGCGCTGGCCAGGCCGTTGCTTTTTCTACGGGGGGAGCGGTGGAGCCCGAGGAAGCGCTGCCCTAGGCGTCTGTCCTCTGTCCTCGTAGCCGCTGATTTTTCAGCTGCAACTAAAACCAGAAGCAACGACGTATACATGCCTCACAGTTTGTCTCTGCGCCCTACCTCGCAGTTTTTACTCTGATCACGTGTAGGCGTGTTTCACAGCAACAGTAAAACTGTATTaacatctacagtattttacatttcacatgcaTGCTGAACCGTGGGAGTGGTCTGTTACACCACTACTGTATATTCAGTGTACTGATCAGTAgaacatgtattttaaaatagaaaacattacacttcataacgtttTGTGTTAATAACACGTGTTGACACAATGCATCACTGTGCACCAACAGtaatagcagttaccttatgtaAGTCACCGTTAGCTGACTGGAGTGAATTCTCCAAAGGTCTGTCTGGATTTAGTGGGACATTTGTtgaacaatgacaataaatgaaccTTGAACCATGGACACTTTAAAGTATAAATGATTACAtcaacattaaataaatacagtttgaaGCTGAAATAATCAAAAACCTAGTTTAGGCTACTTGttctattaaaataaatgaaatcccTTTGCTTGTAAATGACTCCTCGTATTCCTTTTTTATGAAcggaaaaacacattatttgatacattttcattgCGCCCCTAAAATTCTTTATGCGCTCCTACATTTTTCTACTTAGGAGCACATGTGCTCCTTAGGGGaaaagttagcgttgagccCTGCGTACAAGCTAGACTGGAGCGAGACGATTCAGAGTGGTAAGTTCATTTAAATGTCAACAAATTAGTCTTTCATACGTAACGTTTTAATTCTGCACTGTCTCCTACAACTGTCTGAACTCTTGGGGCCTCCGCTAGCTCGATTTGAgagcgtgccacgctagcagctaggccaGCCTTCCagcgtgtgttacaaagtgaagcAAAATGACGCACAGTTGTCACGGACGTTTAGGTTGCAcgacaatagagctgtttggagcagtttgtgaacagtgttttctgttggagatggtaagtccctttggggtggactttgggctttttcactttgtaaacctataacgtgcacaaaaaagatatactgtataacacaataaaggaaaggggaaaagtcaaaaagcataatatgagcacactGTGTGTTGGTTATGATTTTGACACGTTAGCTTTCTTTTGAATGTTATGATGCCTCCAATGCTTCAGGGTGTCTGTCCGCTCACGGTGTTGGGACGCCTGCATGGTGGTCGATGGTGGGACTTCGTTCGAGTTCAACGACGGTGCCATCGCTACACTGAGCATGAGCGAGGAGGATGAGCTGCGGACCGTCGATCTTGAAAACTGAGAGGAGTCCAGAGAACACGACACTAGACTGGTGTCTCTCAGGCCAGCTGTTTAAAAGGATGGGGCTCTTTACCTTTTAGTCTCCGCAAgtgttaaatatttttatacctgggggggaaaaaaaggtattATTGTTGCTATTGTTTTATTGAATGTGtgcattttcacaaaatatttccaACTCGGATTGTTTTTTTGCGTGTCATTCTCTATTCCACTATCCCCAGGTTAGAACAGGTTATGATCCTCTGTGTTCTAATGGCTTTGATCCATTTTAGAGATACTGGGTCGAGCAACATTTAAAGTATGTTACTATTGACTGTCTTTCAATGCATCACATCAACAGAGAGTCTCTAAGCAGAGGAATTGAATTTGTATCCAACAATGTATTTCAGATTACATTTTGtgttgtgctttcacacctgtgtAGCTTTCAGTTAATGACCTTTAATTGATAAGAATGAAGttattctatatattttttttttgatattgtcaacaaatctcaATTAGTCAGCCTCTCACTACTTTCTGACCTCCCAAGCTGTCTTTGTCACTCAACCCCAAGTCCTTTGGTTCTTACTGAAGACATAAGTCTTTGAAAACAGCTCACAAATATACTAATAAAAACTCAATAATTGACTTACTTCTTTTTTAATGAACACTACTCAGACAGGAGTAAATGGTGCATTTGTTGGACTGTTTTCAGCGACCGATTAATGACACTTGGTACTCTAGcgagtatttgtggcagcaggacgaTGTGTGGGGGATCGAGTCAAAATAAACTTGTGTGGGTGTTCCTGGTAATGAAAGGCACTGGGTGACATCGTTTGGCTCTGCTCATGGGATTTGTATAGATTACCAGACTTTCAAAAGTCTAATTTGTGCTTGTATAAAGGTTTATACAGTAAACTGAAAGCCCAGTGGCTGTCTGTTACGGCTTGTTTGGCGACTAAAGATATTTTTGGAACATAGCTTATATTTTTTTCTAGCTGTTTTAAGCCATTTGAGCTAAGGAATAAGTTTGattaagaaaggaaaaaaagatgtaaGTGCACTAAAAACACCATGCTTTAAAGGGGCATTTTGCTCAATGTTTAAGTCAAAGGTATGTCTTGTCTTGTAACCTTTCACAAGACCGGACGTTTGGAGCTTTAGAAGTGCTCCTGAAACAGCAGCATGTGCCTGAGGCGGACATGCCTAATATTTCCACAACCAAAACTACAGGGTGTATACTATATCTGATATAAagtgaaacaaacaaatgttttgttttaaccaGCAAAGCCACCTGACGCTAAATGCTTAAACAATGCTGTATGGTGATGCTGAAATTCTAAATACGACACAGTTTGACCAACGTGGTGGTGTAGTCGTAATGATTTGAAATACTGAAGACAAATCTAGTCGGACTATTGTATGCACTTGTAATTCCAATTGATCAGTTAAACATTGTTGGTGCAACTTATATAACCCCTCACTGCCCTTGACTCTAAACcaggacatgtttttttttttttttaggaccagtttacaaaaacaggaaattgTAATATGCAGCGTGCCAAAGGCAGCGTTCCTCGTGAGTATACTGTGTCAGTGTGTTAGGATGcgttttgtttttgaatcagATAAAgtgaaatggaaaaagaaatgCTTGTGTGTGCTTACTCAAACTCAGAACTGCCTCATTGTCATCTACAGTCCATTTATTACTAATGGAACCACCGTTGACTGTGTGTGGGTAAAAGAGTCAAGCTGAAGGTCAGTTTACCTAcattacaaaacacacacacaaagacatttgCCTTGGCTCTACTGCTATCTAGCCATGCAGAGAGCTGTGGTTTTGTTCAGGTTGTTTGAGCTACAATTTTCTATTAGTTATTGTCTTTTTTCCAGATTAGAGCAATAGCCCCTCCgaatgtctgtgcacgtccctgggGGACATGTTACTACCGAATCCATAATGTGTACTGTACTTTTAATTAGGACTTGCGTTGTaatggtacttttacttgaagtcTCTGATTAATCACATGTGGGATGTACAGGagtgtaaatggactgtatttatatatcgCTTTTCTAGagttaacgactactcaaagcgcttttacatagtacaggaacctttcacacacattcatacactggtggccgaggctgccatacaaagTCATCATATAAACATTCACGGTTACGTAAACTCCGATGACACACCATCGGGGGCAATTTGGGGTGCAGGGTCTTGCAGTAGGACACTTCGACAGGGATGGAACCACCAACTTTCTGATCGGTAGGCGACCGCTCTGGCACCTGAGCCACGGCCACCCTGTACTCAGAGGAATTTCATTGATCTATACATGTCTTGCGAGTATGTAAGCCTATAGGCCTATGAAAACGGTTCATACCTACGTCTATGTACACGTAGGTATGAACCGTTTTCAtagtatgtatatacacacactcttgCTGATGAAGACCACGTGATGTgagatttttttgtcaaaaatatTACTTTCAGGCTTTTATATTTTGTCCGTTTGACAAACCGCTAGGACTTCAAACGATGAAAACAACTCACACACAAGTTTCATTGGTTTACTTGTTAAGACTCCGAAGGGAAAATGAACagttcaagtaaaaaaaaaactcccattCCTAAATATTCAGTCATATGACAATATGAAAAATGGTAATATAGAGCATTAAACATACAGCACATCTACAGTGACATAATGCACTCATCATAAAAGCGACTACTGTCCAGCTGGAGAGCAGATGATAACCTGGTCCAGTGATTACAGTAGCACGCAGCCAGACAGTGGCAGCCTGCACACAAACGTACTGTCAGTTCAGCAACACTGTGCTTTAACAGGAATATCAACAGTCAAGAGATTCACGATCCACATActtcatttcacattaaaacttCTTCACTCAGTAAAATCATCTGCTGTCATTATTACAGCTGAGAACAAGACACGTCTGTCCAATAGCATTACTCAAATGTCTGAGGAGTGATCTGTCCCATATACAGTACCAATCaaaggtttggacacactttccccAAAATGataaagtgtgtccaaacttttgacttgTACTGTATCTACAGACATCTTGCATCTGACAGAAGTAAACAGTCAACATCATACGAGTCTTTCAAACCATGTTTTccttatttaaatattttgtaaacGCATTATTAGAACCTTAAACAGATTCAAAAATCTATTAAACATTTGTGTTAACACATTACCAACAAGAACTGGATGCAACATCCAAATCTGACATTCCTTAATGAAGTATTACATTTGCTCTACAAGCTTGCATGTTCAGTA is drawn from Sander vitreus isolate 19-12246 chromosome 16, sanVit1, whole genome shotgun sequence and contains these coding sequences:
- the nadk2 gene encoding NAD kinase 2, mitochondrial isoform X2, with the translated sequence MVVCSLVRMTRRSVVKFVCLGNRAVSLLCGNSLRPVHTSICVSSQQKAGFKPEKVAVVTKTTRYEFELQRYRYAGLSEEDFKQLLAMKGSSYSGLLERHNIHTNNVEHIVKSLRGEGIEVQVVKRGEYDEEVVRWADAIISAGGDGTMLLVASKVLSKDKPVVGVNTDPERSEGHLCLPVRYTHVFPEALEKLCRGEFRWLWRQRIRLHLEGTGINPTPVDLHEQQLSLEQHSQAHRITTMGRQQRTGTLHDSVSKPRLLPIRSLNEIFIGESLSSRASYYEISVDDGPWEKQKSSGLSICTGTGSKAWSYNINKLVEQSVEEVLKIGKSQTGLDIPLNRDFIEKVTDEYNESLVFSPDERRLFYSIREPIVNRVFSSSQQRGFASKVSVRSRCWDACMVVDGGTSFEFNDGAIATLSMSEEDELRTVDLEN
- the nadk2 gene encoding NAD kinase 2, mitochondrial isoform X1 translates to MVVCSLVRMTRRSVVKFVCLGNRAVSLLCGNSLRPVHTSICVSSQQKAGFKPEKVAVVTKTTRYEFELQRYRYAGLSEEDFKQLLAMKGSSYSGLLERHNIHTNNVEHIVKSLRGEGIEVQVVKRGEYDEEVVRWADAIISAGGDGTMLLVASKVLSKDKPVVGVNTDPERSEGHLCLPVRYTHVFPEALEKLCRGEFRWLWRQRIRLHLEGTGINPTPVDLHEQQLSLEQHSQAHRITTMGRQQRTGTLHDSVSKPRLLPIRSLNEIFIGESLSSRASYYEISVDDGPWEKQKSSGLSICTGTGSKACVFSLLVRSYNINKLVEQSVEEVLKIGKSQTGLDIPLNRDFIEKVTDEYNESLVFSPDERRLFYSIREPIVNRVFSSSQQRGFASKVSVRSRCWDACMVVDGGTSFEFNDGAIATLSMSEEDELRTVDLEN